The Juglans regia cultivar Chandler chromosome 6, Walnut 2.0, whole genome shotgun sequence genome contains the following window.
AGAAGACAACAGATATAGATTTCGATTATTCTCAATAGTTAAGAGTGTGAAACAAATAAAcccagaaaatgaatttcaCAATACTAATTGAGCATTTAATACTATCTAAGagatttacacaaaaataataaatatttattattcactttattgttattattaaataattactcccatttcatttcattaggTTGACATCGGTTgattaatttttgaattttaattcttattttctaaaatattaaatatagaatttgATCAATTATACCAAGTAATGTTATAGACTGCACGTAAATgcgatttattttttctaatattttccttAGTCTTAGAGGTTGGATGTTACacctcaattttttcaaatatttaagatgaataacaagagaaaaatgaactaaaaacatttattatttGAGTTCAAACCAACTCAGATTGTTCTttgataaaatttcaaataaaaatttaactaatgATCTATAGATGACACTTATTTCATAGCTCTCATTCTAAGACTCTCATGTGTCCTCTAAGCCTCCTTATTGGCATACTCTTCTTTAATATctgtaaaataagaaatttaacaAGTAGAAAGTaagtcaacaactcagtaagtaggaTTGATTAAACTAGACGTAACTTTTGAgcttcatttattaaattaagaataaattgaaaatgaaactgATAAATAAGATCATAATTGTGAGGGTCTCGCCTAACGCAAAAGGGGACAAACCATTTCTAGAGTTAAGTGAAAAGAAAGCATAAGAAACGCTATAGTGGTCTAAGGAATTACTAGCAGCGGGTGATGCAGAGTTCAGCTAGCCCAACATCTAGGCGAGCACACCATATAAGAGGCCCAACTGACATGTCCTAGAACGAGGTAGAGATGAGAGTTTCAACTCTGGTAGGTGAGTTAGAAAAGTTGTGTACTGTGAATACGAAAACAAAGAGCGAGGCTGGTGAACTCGGACGAAGAGTTAACCGCCCAAAAGCGAGATAGgaccaatgttttaaataccgTACTGGAAGCCGTACTGATCAAGAcactggaacaaaatattttgataccggtaccgtttcgggatagtcgatatatgaataaattatatatataaatatatatatattatattctaaaataatagtctatatatgaataaattatatataaatacatatatatatataaattataaatagcctagtctgaattgatggtcaaaaaataaacttgtagtttgaaaaaatgaaaaaaaaaatagaaggccaAAATATCAgacggtaccggccgaaattaAGGCCGGTACTatcggtaccggccggtatttggACCAGTACGAAACATATGGggtacctgtaccggcctagTGGCCGGTAAAGAAAATTTcaaccgtaccggccggtacggtatgaaatttaaaactttggatAAGACTACTTGCCTAAGATGAGCCACTGATAATAGTCGAATTGTgcataattttactattttaaataaaatattatcacaaCTATATTGcgttaattcttattatttattagtcttgaaatatatatatatatatatattttatcagaGTAGTAAAAAAATTGCTTTGGATGTGAGCATAAAAgcaaagataaagaaaaagaaactgatgttggaaggaagaaaaaaaattgaagaacggagataatggaaaaaaaaaaaaaaggcatgaaaactgaaaagaagGGTTGGACTGcggcttgaaaaaaaaaaagaataaaaaaaagaaaaacagacgAGGGCTTAGCAGAGTACGAGATAGAAAGGGTCCCTTCAAGGTATATAAATAGACTGAGTAGTGATaggcttataatttttaataaagtaataatttttaaatatttaaaaacatcaaattaaaataaaattcaaacttagattttaaaaaatatattattttaattcttagatGTAAACAATTTGTTAACAAATAGTagatctattataatttttatttttctttaatttcttttaaataatatattaatgtttatttacGTTCAgtttttggaatttatttttatgagcatGTGATCTAGTTAAATTTTCAATGTCTAAGGTTGATGATGAAACCTCATTGaagattagtaatattatttatgaaattgatttttttcctcTGTAATTTATGTATTCAACGATATATTGTAATTGTTTCATATCAATTGAGAAAGATAGAGTTCTTGATAGGAGTTCAATCATTTTTTCTCATGATCTAGAATAATCTTAATAAGTTGAAAGAAAGCATGtttcataattttgttaaaaataaaatcttatattttttgtgatttgttttaacaAATACAAGTGAtgataagattttatatttttgagtgAAGAAGAacatattttggatattttctaaaaaaaaacttcaacgATGATATTTTCCATGACAACAAGATTGATTTCTAGATTATCATGTAGAATTCGGATTATTACTATGAATTAATTAGATGGATTCCAAAACCTTTGTTCATTCTCCATTACTAGTTTTTTCATTGTTTAGATTAATTtgcatattttgaatttattttagtttattttatggtgatttagttaattaaattaattattttttgctttgatttattgattttttagttcttaatttcttattttatttgagaattcgTCTTTCTAAACTAGATTaaatttatttggtttatatTTGATTGGTTTCTTACGTTTTTACAAGTCCATGTGGGTTCAACCTTATTTTAGCTAAAACTATACTTTGGTACTGTTTGTGCACTTATGAGTGCaattaaaatttcacaataagTTTTTGGCGTCATTGTCGGGGATTTGGTTAGGAAAATACATTGaatattgactaaatttatCTTTCTACTAGTTGTAGTTAGTTTATCtttattaaatttgtttttaaaaattcaagaattcaaaaattagaagaaaattgcAATATTGTGTGGTGTATGGAAACATAGGTACATGATCATACACATTGTCTTGTTAGTCTCGATTCTGATTCATTGTCTACAATTGGGGAAAACTTTGAGGATGCAAAAACTCTCAAGGAGTTGCTTTCACCCATTACCATttgttaacgtcatgtttcaTATGTCTTTGGACCAAGTTCTggcaactcaggtcttcaaaaTTTGGGCTGCAAAATATAGGAAAGAAGGCAACTGGAAAAGGGCGGCCTTGGGGTAGGAGAGTCTCatatgccaaagttagtaaattctcttggaagtctgtaaataagtgaataaatattttaatcattatgtctttgtctatatttattcactgaTTTTTCGATGTGAGTGTTTTAACTGTTTTCAATACACAAGCAtgaactaggggtgtaaccggtccagtccggtccagttttggataaaatctaggaccgaaccggtatgtatcggttttgtatttttcaaaaccgattaagcaccggttaccctcctaaaccggtacttctggttttactggtttccggtcctgtccggtccggtccggtttttcgatttttttaaaatgtaaatttcataatttgtcattaaaaatttgtttataaaaaaaaaattgatttaaaaaaaactgttttatacttttattaatatattagactatataatagtattaatattagactattggtatagttataagttatatattagtattagttataaacttttagtgatttagtattaacattttatgtaataatttataaattataataagaaattatttcatatatgaatatatatgttatatataaaatttcacataaaaatttataattatacattatatataaaatttatatatattaatatttaatatatataaaatattttgtataaaacttatatataaaaatattattttttattttttttaatcaacggGTCCGGTCatgtccaaaaaatcccggaaccggaaccaGACCGGAACCGACCgatttttacgttttaaaaaccggttccggaccggaccggttcaaaacagGTAAAATCGGTccgattcggtccggtccggtccgattttccggtttgaatttacacccctagcatGAACCTATGTATGGAAACTCAACATCTCTGTGTATGAATGTCTATATCTGTGTGAGTAATTGGTAGTGTGAATCTATAATCATGGTACAGGACAGAGAATTCATCGGGACCATTCCGCGAAATGTTGCCACGTGCTTCACAAGAGAAGGAGAATGTCTTGTGGGGATTGAGGTGGAACGGTGTCGTATTTGGCTACACctgatagttgggatgtgggaTCCCCTAGCATATCATGTGGTGATGTCCTCGAGTTGATTGGTTGGATAGAAGTATCCCCAGTACAACAAGAATTTGTTTGTGTGGGGAATAACTGTCTGTGAGGCGAATATCTATGTGATGAGCACCTGTGTGATTAAAAACTATTATTGTGGCTGTAGTATGccaaataatgatttttatggGTTTTTATTATTGGTGATGGATTATTCCTCGccttactaatattattatgtttttaccTAGTTTGCATATCGAAAGGGCAAGGTCTTTAGAGGGTGATTCACTGAtatgcctatatatatgtgtttatcTAAAGGGCGATTCCTCGTCATATTTAAGGATGCGCATAGTTGTAAGAGTGAGGGTGGTTGCTCACCACGCATATATGTGTCTGTCTAGTATTTACATGAAAAGTGTTCATAGCATTTTTGATagcattatctctcattagcTGTCTTGTCCTAACTGCTTAACCTACCTATGGTTTCGTTCTCCAGACCACAGATTTGTGATGCAGGTCCAGATCTTGACATGATGTCCGAGGAAGAGAAGTCAAACCCACCTAAGTCTAAGTACGAAGACTAGTACCCGTCTTAGTGCTAGTTCCCATTATAACTACCTTGTGCCTTTATTAGCAACCTGTATAATACTATGTTAGGCGATTACTTGTATCCAGTCCATCCCTTGTGGTGATTAACTTTATATACTTTtagatgatataatattttaagatttaatgaAGGGCCAGAAGCCCCATTTTTATTGGGAAGTTTATTATTCTATTACTTGGTAGTTATAGTTGTTACGACAACAAATTCTTTATGAAATTCTGCTGCAATTCCATAAATGGATATCTTACACGTGTACTTCCCTCTGGAAAACTACACGCCTATTCTATTTCTTCTCGGGTGTTGACCATTGGCAAGCTTCTTGGACACCACGAATCCTCGCCTAATTCTTCATGAGGAATGGGACGCTACACAAAGTGAGAAAgctcaataaaatttctctcCATATTGGTGAATGTTCATCAACCCTTATTCCAAGAGAGTCATTCTTGAGATCCACCAACGTTTTGCTTCCATAGTCAATTAAATTTTGAGCACAAAACTTCTTGCTCATCAGTGCCTCGCAAAAAGTATTTCTTCGGTGTCCTGAATCCAATCTTCCGAAGCAATCAGATCAGCCATTCCTTCAAAAGTTCAGAGTCGCAAACAGTTAAATTGTTCTATAGTACATCCTTCATTCACTAAATGTCCATTTCGAATCGCGAAGTGATGTATAATTTCTTCCCTAACTTGTTGTGCTACTTCTCATATTACTGCAGAACCTTGGGACTTAGTCTAGCCGAAATCTCCTCGTTGAATGTATCATTAAAATTGGAAGGAATTATGATGAGAAGCCAtcctaaaaatcaaattaactgttcaaaactaaaataactaAGCATACAAAATTAACTAAGCAATCATCATCAATCAGTCAACCTCTTACTTTATCCAATCCtaccaaatttcaaaacttatcaaGATCCTAGAATTTGCAAAAGGTATAAAACCTTTACTCTTATACCAAACTGTCACACcccaatttttctaaatattgaATGTGAATCTATTAGTGTTACAATGGtaacttaaataataacaaggaaaaatgaactaaaagccttcaaatataataaattgagtCCAAACCATCAAATCAACTCAAAtggttatttcataaaatttcaaataaaactttaacaaatatatatacgaCACTTATTTCATATATCTCATTCTAACCCTCTCATGTGTCTTCTAAGCCTATTTATTGGCATGCTCCTCTTTAATATctgtaaaataagaaattttacaagTAGAAGATAAGTTCACGTCTCAATAAATACGATTGATTAAGCTAAGTGTAACATATGAGcctcatttattaaattaagaataaactgaaaattaaaatgataaatgagATGATAGTATTGAACGTGAATTAAAAATCTTGTATCATATAAAGAAGCAATTCCAAAAATTTCGCCCACATAAGGAACTACCCCTTCCAAAGGTAGACTCATCTCCATTTGGGATCTACCCCATAATCTTGTATCTGAATAAACTGTACTAACATTATTatgcaatgcaaaataaatttttctaagcaataacataatttcatatatgcttaataaaaataaatgcccataaattatcaataaaaatactaaattaattaaatccacTTACCTAGATAGACAGATTACCACTTGATAAAGACAACATTATCGCTCACAATGCATGCAACTTATTAGAGAAGGGACCTGCAAATTGTAGGAACTCGAAAGAGAAACAATGTTTTAAGAGAAGATGAATGGTATAAATCGAGATTGTGTTGGGTGTTTTGGAGTGTTTTGGGGTCAAGGGTATTTATAGGGGATGGTGGAGGAAACCAATAGCCAGAATTTATTAAAAGGATGTGTCACGAACGGCAGAAACGTACACAATCTGAAAAGTACTTGATGGTGCTCAAATATTCTGGTGTTTTTTCGTTTCTTTCAAAGGGATAAACCTAACtactagaaaaaaaataccataGTATTGACATTGGATTAGCCAGATGCATGCTAGTGAAAGtcgtgatatttaaaaaaaattgttgacgGTGCTCAAATATTCTGGAGTTatttgcatcatgtggtgtatatATCATTTCAATGGAGATTTATGTCTCTgtgtgtgagggagagagatgtaGGCGGCGGAGATGAGATCGGCACGGGCTGAAGAAGTTACTGAAGAGCAACAACAAAGTGAAGAAGATGATTGCAGACTTTCCTTCAAAGGGATAAACCTAGCTAACTACTCGCCAtagcattggtattggattagccaaatgctagtgaaagtcatattttaaaaaatgttcatTAAATTGAGTCTACCTTGGATTAGTTAAatacaattcatctcaaatatTATCTACAGTAAATTCATCCCACTTTTCATATATGAAGATGACTGTATCAccttcatattaatattttattcatttctattGCACGGTCGTTTGGGTTTCCTTCCCACTAGTTTATCGCAAATTCACGcctcttttccttctccttccTGCGGCCATCTCCTTCCTCACACGACTCCTTTTCTCTTCTTCACATTCAATTCTCGCAGCCATCTCCTTCTTCACACTACCATCTCACTTAcaatagttctctctctctctctctctctctctctctctctctctaaaccgAGACACCCATAATTTCCAGCCACCCAATAGGCCTTATGCAACAAAAAACGAGAAATCCACTCCCTCACACCTCAGCCCTTGCCTTGTCATAAACACAGTGGAGCCACTGTCAAATGGCAACAGACTGAAACCATAGAGACCACCATATGAAGCCCTCTCAAACGGCAACAAACCCCTCACGTAGCACCTCCCCCATGCAAGCCACCTTCCAACCCGTTGATGGAGGCCAACCCAAATTGCTGCGACCAACAAGAAATATGCACTATACACGCACAACAACCCCACGTTCAAGCTCCCTTCACCACGAAACCAACGTTTGCCACCCTATCTCCTCACAGGCGAGCAACTGGCAACCGTCCAGCCACAATTTCTGTCATCCATGGTGTTGCATGGTACCTTTTTCTCTTGCTTCACTACCATGCACATAGTAGACCCATTAGTCCTCATCGAAGCTCAGCCCCAAATCTGTCGCATTCATCGTAAATCTCCCTCCATTTTTTCGTTGGCTTCTTGGTGTAGCAGTGCGCccaatactctctctctctctctctctctcagtaatCTACCACTGCGCTAGCCACCGTTCACCTCACCTAGCTCCGTAGCGTCTTCTTCCATTAGTGAATCATAGGTACAACATCCTTCTCTGGTGAGTCCTCTGTCATTCACATAATTTGggcttttattttgttcttctcGTGATGTAAATTCTAGGTGTAGTattaacacaaacaaaaatGGTAGGGACAATTGCCCTGCGTCCTCGTCGCAGAACGGACTGACATCCTGTATGCGGAAACATACTGacagtttgtaagattatttttacgTAATCTATTTGTGGTTAGAGTATTTctctataaaaattataaacacataacttttcacaatattttacacaactatattttaaaatgaggagcatttttgtaatataattgttataaaaaaaatatttgtttttattacgaaaactttcaataattttgtgataaaaCATTTATGTTTCTTTGTTATAAAACTTTTAGTTTTTCACCCAAACAGAAAATACAATAATCACAAGGATCGCAGTTTGATACCAACCATAACCaaagaaataccaatattacaagATTTAACCAGATTACAATTATCGAGCAGTATAGAACAATATGAAGCACGAAACTTATCAAGAATCATAAAcaacaaacaagaaagaaaatgaaatataacctgtaaaagaaaataaaagaaataaatgaaagaacACATCGATATACTTGGTTCGACCATAATGGTCTACATCCACGGCAGTAATGGCCTCAGAGAAGCCTCAGAGGTCTTTTATTGATGAACAGTACTTCACAGAGAAGCCTCAGTACACTAGAGTTACAAATCCCTCACTGAAATCACAAGAAATCGCATAGATTTCTTCTCTCTAAGAgcaaaccctaaaaccctagaATCGCTCCcttctctgctctctctctcaaaacagctgtaattatagaaaatgaaaacactCTGCTATGTTACAACGCATGAGGATGTATATATAGATTGCAACAGATGCCACCACGTGTAGAGATCCAACGTTTCAACACATAAGCCTTCAGATTAAAGCCACGAGCTTCTCACGAGCTTCTCACGTGCCCCTTTTAACTCTGCCTTATTAGCTTCAACGGTTAAGATCGAGCCAAAAGCATCACCCACTTAATCACATAATAAAACACATTAGTAATTAAAAGTAACAAATACAATGTATTGACATACATATTACAATAACTTATAAAAGTTAacctcattttaaaacatgtgtatatattttgaaatgtaTTGTTCggtatcattactctttctctatttaaaaagaaatgctATCTAGTAGCCATTTGACTACCTAGTAGCCATTTGACTACTATCCTAAAACTTGAGAGAATTAATAGTGGGCTCAATAAAGTTTGATAAAAATTTAGTTAGAGAATTCacttatataaatttatgtagCCACTTTTTAACAATACCAAATTATAGACTCTTtaaatttatcactattatattaaaatattgattttgacatttttatttattttaattttaattacaatttgaatatttatttgtcattaaaaaaaatatacattaattttctaacgttgatataaaattttaaaagaaaaaattggcataaaataatattaatattgtagaATTAGAACTTGAAGCACTCCAACAAGATAATGCCACGTCATTAAAATGATGACTAATGGAGACTGACTACTTTCTATGGTTGGGTTTGAGATTTGGGTGCTTCGTGCTTTTGAaatgaatatgaattttttgGAGTTGTGAGCTCGAGTGAAATGAATAGCACGCGAGAGAGGAAATTTTTTATGCCAAACTAATATTTGGTCAGCAACTTGGACTCAACAGATTTGGCCAGTGAAAATGATCAAAGTTAAAAGTACTGTAACTCTGTTGAGTCTACTATAATGAATTTTCATGCAATATAGTTAATTTTtagtcaaaatataattttgttgagtccattaTTAATACTTTGATATaattgagatcacaacactactatttaatattttatcattatttttctatgttttttattcttactattatttaatattttattattattatttacaaattatttgaaaaataattaataattcgaaattatttattatattttatttttaccaaaattatttaaaaaattaaaattttaaagtagaaaaatagaaaagaatttaGTAGTACCGGCCACGTCGCCGTGCCGTGTTTTGATAGGTGTGTCCCTCTCAACACGACACCTCATTTCTGTCTCCTtttcatatattcattttgaataaatatagatataaattattattaagagtATTCATTTTgtatacataatataatattatctaGATCACACATCTATctaaatgaatattaaaaataataaattaaaaatagttatgcAGTAAGTACGACGTATACACTACTataataatttatctattattatctCCAATATTACTCATCCATTTTAGTGCATAATTTTCCTAAAACACGTGGCAATGTCTGACCAATCCCGGTTGAGAGATCAGAACGACAAAAACATTCGCAAAAGCAGAAGCAGCAAAGCCACGCAGAGAAAAGGGCAAAATCATCCTCATCCTCGAACTTAGGCAGAACACTGTACTTACAatcacaagaaaagaaaagagaagagctTTGTTTCGAACAGGAACAGATAGAAAGAAGCTTTTTAGTTTACTCTCTGTCTATGAGCTGTTTAAGCAAGACATCGGTTTCGATCCCTATAGAAATTCAAATCCCAGTTCTTTTGGCGAAGCCTTCGCCATTACATGTCACAAAGAGGAACCTGATATCGGTGGGGTTGACCCGATACAAACCCGAATTGGTTTTCAGGTGGAAGACAAAGAAAATGGCGAACGCCCTCGATACGTCACCGTTGTCGCTGATGTTGACTTCTGGGGCTAGTGGGCGCATGAACGCGCTTCTCTCGCCTCGGGTGTGGAGGAGCCTGGTGATGCTTATCAACGCGTTTGTGCTGCTTCTCCTGGTCCCGGTCTGTGGGCGAAGGCGAAGGCGGAGCCCGTCATCCTCGTGGCCGAGAAGGGAAGAGAAGCGTGAGGAAAGCGGCGGGACCCAGCATCATCACAGGAAGGGTGGTGACGGTGGACCCTTGGTTCGGGTCCCGGCGAAGATTCTTCTGTGGTTGAAGAGGGGCGTAGTGGAGCAGGAAGTCGCGAAGAGGAGAGCTCTGGCGATGAGGAGAGTGTTGCAGGATGATGGTGATGACAAGAGCTTGGTGAGGGAGTACTCTCTGTTTGTTACGACGAGAGGCGATACCATTTTCACGCAGTCATGGACGCCAGTTTCAATCAGGAAGAGGTAAATggtttctctatttcttttctattttcattagCTTGGTGGTTTTGGGAATATTGTTTGAACTTCCTCTAGTTTTATAGATAGTTTCAATCTCTAAAAATCGGTTCAATAATCTACTTCTCTGTTCCTTGGAACACAGAATCTGCTGTTTTTTGGAAATTACCATTGTTTTcagttcatttttctttcttgaaacAACGTTTGATGGTTATTTAATTGTAGTTTAGGAACTGCCGAAATGGGTATCTTTTTAGATTGTTATGAGGAGTGTATTGGCTTTTTCAGTTGTTCTTTTTGTTATGTGGCTTGAGAGGCAGACGTCTTATGGGAAAAATGGCATCCCGGGAGTGGTGATCATAAAGATGAACTCGTCGTCTAACGAGGAAGGACAATAATAATGTTGTGAAATTTGTTATGACAGTAGGATTAGAGATAGGTGTAGATTGGATTCTACAGTTTTTACTAAGCATTTATTTACAAGGACAATAGTATGTTGTGGAACCCACAGTTTAGACCCTAGAGCTCGGACAAAAACTTTAGGAATCTTGGTCCAAGTCAGTTCATTATTGTTGGTCCAACATGTATTCACTATTTAGGTCCATCTTTGAATTAATGAAGCTGTCATTCCTGCCCAAAGTTGGCCCCTTGAAGTGGTTCTTACTGTTCTTGGGTTCTATAGCAGTTTCACCCAGGTCTTCAGCTTTTGTTGGGGATCAAAGGCCTAATTGTCATCTAATTTGTGCAGGGGGGTGGTTCTTATTATGCATGGCTTGAATGAACACAGGTCTGTTTTGAAGTCATTTTCAATTGCCAATAAAGTATGATGTATTTCTCAAGAATTCTGTTATTGGAAACAGTGGCAGATATAATGATTTTGCAAAGCAGCTGAATGCTAATGGCTTTAAGGCTTATGGAATGGATTGGATTGGTGAGTCCAAGAATCATCTTCACATGCTCACCATTGAGTTTCACCTTCTAATTAAGCCATCATTATCTGTACGTGTTCTTCTATATATCAAtgctcaaattttatttcattcgtacctcttaagttttgtttttttaggaGATAAATCCACTAGTGCGATTCTCTCCGTACACCTTGCGATTCCCGTGGGTGAACAGTGAAGCGAGAAACCCTAACTCAACCAACCCACCGCCACCCCTCACCCATCATCAATCGGAGTGTGATATCTCACCTCCGTCACAGATGAGGCCGGTGGACCCCGGCGTCCTCGCTGAGGGCCATCCTGCGTCGGTCCTTGCCGGCGAACTTGGTTTTTTCACTTCATCTCTGTCGAAGGTGTTGTACTGTCGCCGTGCACTTTCAACTCCGCCACAGACTTGGACGACAGACTCCGGTGAGCCCTTGTGAGTCTTTTTCCGTTATTTCCTCCATTACTTCACGCGACCTGAGCCTTTGCATTAGCCATCGTTACAGACGTGTTCGACGGACTCCGGCGACCCCATTGTGGGGTCTTTGACTCCAGTCATTCTCCGTCGACTGGAAGTTTCCGTTATCTTAGTTAAGGGGTTTTGCTTTTACGAACCTGGTGCGCCTTGGGCTCTGGTTTTCCCAACCTGATAACTCCAGCCACCTTCGCGCACTGCTTTTACTCGACAGAATGATGCATTTCAGCGTGGGATGCCCTTGCATCTGAAGTCGAAGGGTTGATCAGTATGGGTTAGCTGGTGCGCTTTTGGGTGGAATCGAAGGCTTTTGAGCTTTTGCCAGAATCATGGAGATCATCATTAAAAATTGTGGAGAGAAGTAGAAGGGTGTGGAGATCCGTAGTGATGGGTCGCAGTGGTCTAGAATGGTTGACGACTATGATGGAAGCAGTACTACAAGCAGGAAAAAATTTGGACTTCACAAAACACTTGCGCGAAGGCAGCAGAACATTCATAGCTCAAAGATGCTCCAATAAGCATGTTAGGTTTTTAATTGTCACTGAATATGGTGGAGGAGGCCGGCGGAGTCTTGTAGCCATTCCTGAAGGGTATGAAGGTCAGGGTTGGGAGAAATTTGCTGTGGAATTACGCTGAGCTGCGGATATGCTTTTCGCTGATGGGTTAAAGGAAAACTAAAGAAGAATGAGAATATCAACTTGGAGGTGAATCATAAAGACCATAGTACATCCACGGTGGCGAGACGATCATATGTGGCAGCTCTGAAGACCGGTCATGATTCTGGGGTTCATAGTGAGGGGAATGATGTAAGTGGTTTGCAGATCACGCCTCAGAACCAGCATGTCGCGATACATAATtctttaaaggagatggaaacccaacttgtcgaATTGAAGGCAGCGATAGCTTTTTGTCTACTAAAATAGACCTACTTTCAACTGGAGGCAACAAGGTTGTAAAGAACAAGACTAAGATAGGCTC
Protein-coding sequences here:
- the LOC109021280 gene encoding monoacylglycerol lipase-like isoform X1, whose product is MSCLSKTSVSIPIEIQIPVLLAKPSPLHVTKRNLISVGLTRYKPELVFRWKTKKMANALDTSPLSLMLTSGASGRMNALLSPRVWRSLVMLINAFVLLLLVPVCGRRRRRSPSSSWPRREEKREESGGTQHHHRKGGDGGPLVRVPAKILLWLKRGVVEQEVAKRRALAMRRVLQDDGDDKSLVREYSLFVTTRGDTIFTQSWTPVSIRKRGVVLIMHGLNEHSGRYNDFAKQLNANGFKAYGMDWIGHGGSDGLHAYVHSLDDAITDMKSFIRKILAENPGLPCFCFGHSTGAAIVLKAMHDPKVEARVSGAVLTSPAVGVEPSHPIFAVLAPILSFLLPKYQLRAAIKKGTPVSRDPNALIAKYSDPLVYTGSIRVRTGYEILQMTSYLQQNLSKLRVPFLVLHGTADTVTDPEASQKLYEEASSADKAIKLYEGCLHDLLFELEREAIVEDIIEWLNFRV
- the LOC109021280 gene encoding monoacylglycerol lipase-like isoform X2, which produces MSCLSKTSVSIPIEIQIPVLLAKPSPLHVTKRNLISVGLTRYKPELVFRWKTKKMANALDTSPLSLMLTSGASGRMNALLSPRVWRSLVMLINAFVLLLLVPVCGRRRRRSPSSSWPRREEKREESGGTQHHHRKGGDGGPLVRVPAKILLWLKRGVVEQEVAKRRALAMRRVLQDDGDDKSLVREYSLFVTTRGDTIFTQSWTPVSIRKSGRYNDFAKQLNANGFKAYGMDWIGHGGSDGLHAYVHSLDDAITDMKSFIRKILAENPGLPCFCFGHSTGAAIVLKAMHDPKVEARVSGAVLTSPAVGVEPSHPIFAVLAPILSFLLPKYQLRAAIKKGTPVSRDPNALIAKYSDPLVYTGSIRVRTGYEILQMTSYLQQNLSKLRVPFLVLHGTADTVTDPEASQKLYEEASSADKAIKLYEGCLHDLLFELEREAIVEDIIEWLNFRV